The following is a genomic window from Paralichthys olivaceus isolate ysfri-2021 chromosome 3, ASM2471397v2, whole genome shotgun sequence.
GGAGCCTGTTTGTCTCCAGGTTTTTCTTTTCGGCAGAACATCTGTTTCACACGATCGGCCAGATCGCTGGTGTGAAAAGCAACTGTTTGCCTCCAGACAACATCCAGGAGTGACAACTGATGCAGAAAACGAGATGAATCCACTCAACCGCTCAACAACCTCTGGATGCATTGATTTGAACTTTTATGCAGAAAATCTTTTGCAACGTTTATGAGGTTCAATTTCTTCATGAGTTCGATTCAAGGAGCAGAAACAAAAGATATAATTCCATTAGATGAGCTTTGTGCCTTTTCAATCATACGTGCCACAAACTACTTTCCTCTTATTCTGGTTTAACAGGAGCCTGTTTTAGTGTGAACATGGAACTTTATAGTTAATTAAAGCCACCATGACCAGTGAGCCGGATCGAGCCAGATATACAGTACATTGAATTGCAGCCAATTTTCAGCTTTAATATTTTAGTGTAAAAAAACTGGCACCATCGCCAGCTTCAAATTCCCACTCGTTAAATATTTCAGGTTATGAGACAATATTCTCAACAGCTTGAAATTAACTTGTGTTAATTAGCATGTTACctaattttaaaatgatgaacctgGTAAACATCACAGGCTGATAATCCATCTTGTAGTATTGTCACTGTGAACATGTTAGTGTGCTGATTCAGGCCGCAGAATGTCTTCTTGTAAAACAGGAGAGAACATGTATTCTTCTCGTGTCGCCGGCGCCAGAAAACAGCCAGAGCTACATTTACATAAAAGCTGCGACATTTCGTCCCGACTGTGTGAAAATGTCGTAAGTCAGAAAGCAGCAGCTGTAGGCAGCCAGCGCGGTAAAAATCCCTGAATACTCAATGACCATTAGGAGGTCTTGACCTTCCAGTAAATGTGTCACGGTGATAAACGGCTGCTGTGACGGACACTTGAGTTATTGGCAAGACTCTTTCAGTTTGGTTAAAAAGTCACAATTGTTCTGATGCACCAGTCAAATCTAAACGTTAGAATTTAGTTTAGAGAATTTTTATGAAGCGATATCTATCAGAGCTTTTTTAGGGACAAGGGTAACGCAAGACTGAGATGTTGTTTCGTAAGAAGATAAGGTCAGCCGTGTGGGACGACAGAAGTGTTTGCCTCTGGTAACACGATCTCAATAACACAGAGAGGCTTcagaaacaataacacaacaactAAGCTGCAATAAAAGTTTTTCGTACAATTCCAAGAAGAAGAGATTTTCTGTTGCAGGAGTGACGGGCAGATTTCTTGAACTCTGATGGACGTGACCCAGCTGGTCAGCACAGAGAGGGGAGTCATTTGTTCGTAAATATGGCCGATAAaatcagtctgctgctgctgttgtgcagGACCAGGTACGCACTTCAGACAAGGCCAGGCACATACCTGGAGGCTGGAATTTTATCAGAAGCATATTTACCACTATTTCATGTCAGACCATGATGACAGACAGGCCGGGAGTTCGTCTGATCACTAAACGCCTACAAAGTGCAaagggatttttcttttttccccccaattcTCTGAAAAGAATAATATTTGCTCCAGTTGCTTCGTTTTCTGGATCATAATaagtaattaaattaattttaagacTTGGTTTTCAGTGAATGAGCTTGACAAtggatttaaaaatactttaaaaaacagacattaaaatatCTTTTATTGCCTTTGTGGTTTCTGATGAACAATAtctcactgaaaacaaaactatAAAATTCTCCATATTCAACAGTTTACACAAAATATGACGACTTGTGGGCAGAAACATAAAACGGTACAATATTACAATAACCCTCTTTAATAATACCAAATATATATGAAGctgattttcattgttttgttcagAACACATGTAAAGTGTAATTCAAGCTACACGAGACTGAACGGTCTGAATGCATCAAGTATCTCAAGAGAACTGAGATGAGACAAACTTCCAAATCGAAGATCCTCACTCCCTTCGTCAGaatctttacttttttttttttttaacgcaGACCCTGGTTGTGATTTAACCACTTAAACCAAAGTGCAATAGAATTCATCTTTACCGTGAAGGGAGTGGATACTAAATTAGCTTAAGGACGCCACCTTGTGCCCATAAGCAGGAAGCACAATATAAAATCAAaaggtcttttttttacattgatgACATTTTGACACATCACagcaggcaaacaaacaaataataaaatgaatggtgGATGATTTCAATTTTTGGTTTCAATGCCCTGGTATTATGAAGACAGACTCACAGTCACACTGTCGAAACAAAACACTCATTATTAATGTCGTTAATATCAACTCGGCACGTCCTCCTGTGACAAGTCGACATGTCTGCAGCGGAAAAAGGACTAAATCGACATATTTACAGTCATTTCAGTCACATTTCTAAAGGAAGGTCACTGCattaacacaacacaagcacagTCAGAGTTCAGTGGTGGATACTCTGCATATAATACAAGACAACTCACAGGCAAAGTAAACCACCACAGCAACGTCATTAAGTCATTAAATAGCAGAGACACAAAGTCTACATGACCACACTGAATGTTTATTGGATCGCAGCAGGAAGGCTGCACCCGTCATTTAGAGGAAAACTGAGGTGTTTTACTTCTGGCATTTCCATTTGGGACAAGAGCAAAAAATTACACGAGACGAATTTCACCCTGTGATGTAAACTAAATATTCTATAGTAAAACGAAGGTGGAGGCAAAACGTAAAGATGTATGTGATGATTTCCCTTAATTCTGCATAATCTTCTAAAATTCTCCGGAGGGGCTGAATGCAAGAACATGAATGTTCGAGTCAGTAGCTGCGGAaattttctggagtttctcctgccagccccccccccccccccccccgagttCAAGCCTCTGGATAAAAGATACTCTGGAGGATTCACCTCGAGCAATCGCACGTGTCGATGTGTTTCTAACGcgggaaaaacacaaaactgacaaaagctaaaagaatacaaatatctcaggaagaAAACGAGAGGTCCTACTTGAGACGTCAGCTTGCAAAGACGCCAGGATAAAaggttttggtgataagggctgactctgaagtaaacaaaaaaaaacaccatctcTACTGCGGAAAGTTTACATTACGTCCAGCCTCCTGCTGCGCCACCCCTCCCCGAAACCCTCCAGAGATTTTCCTGCTATAGTGAACGTGACTGACggcagaatctcctgctgctttgtttgtgtctgaaaggTAAACTCAGAAGAAAGTCCGGACCCACTTGTGCGGACAGTTTCTGGAGTTCTCGTCTGAAAACGGCTCCAGTGTCTCTGGGAGAGAGCCGGGAAGTAAACTCTCgtcaaaaatttaaaaaacgtcAGTAAAACACCTGAATTTTCCttaaaatgttggaaaacagTTACAGGGATTTACCATAATCTAAGATCTTAGGTTGAGATTTTTGCAGTGAGACTTTCCTCAACTCTTGTTTATCCTAATATCCCACTGATATAAAGCTTTTCCTTCAAATGAGCTGgcacacatttgaaaacaaaacaaatactatCATATTGCAAAATAGCCAAACGTTCGCTTCCTACTCGACCACTTTGCTAATGTTGGTGAATGTTCTCTGCAGAGATAAAATCTTTAAATTAGAATACGGTGCCTTGTTGCCGGAGGGTTCAGGCCTCAGTCTACATTTTGCCTGAGGATCCGTTTCTCTTCCTCTACGAAGTTCTTGTCTGAGGTGGCCTGACCCatgtccctcttcctcttctccttctgctGGAAGGTCTCCACTCGCCGCTTCTTGGCAGAGACGGCTGCTTGGTCTGATTCGTCGTCTTAAAATCAGAGGGGTCAGTGGTAGTTGGTTGGATGATTTTGGTGGAAGCATTAGGGGAGAgtagaaaataatgttttttttaataacttgaCAGAGcactatttaaaaataaaaaaggataaTGGCAACAGAGAAGGCACAGGTCTtgttttggggatttttttggtttgtgtttggtaATTTTGTGGCACCCAACATCTATTTTCCACCAAGACGGGCGGAGGAGTGATGTggaagttgtgttttgtttttggtacCTTTCAAGTCATACCGAGGTTTGAGTTGGCAAAGGGCACAACCACAGACCTCTCTAAGATATAAATCACCAAGGAGTGATGGTGTAGTGTCATATTATCAAAGACCTGGTGTGATAACATCTGGGAGAACTAAGTGTTGATTTCACCAGATGTAATTCTGACATGTGAGTGTGAAACTTTCTGCTGTCATTGCTCTGCAGGACTCACCTGAGTCTGATGGTTGCTCCTCTGTTGGTAAGAACTGGGCGTTGCCGGTGAAAGGCTGAGGCGCGTCTTCCCCGTTGTCTTCGTACACGTTGGACCACTTTATGGCCATGTCCATTCCTGGAGGAggtcccttcttcttctctggttctGCAGCGTAGCTCTCAGGAGGCGGCACAGCGTTTGTCTTCCATGGCTTGAACTGTCTGGCAGGCTTCAGGTAACCGAGGAGAAGAAATAATGTGGAAAGAAAAGGTTCAGGAAAGctacaaaccaacaaatgagCTGCAACCACCTTAGTCTTTAATGGAGGGACATTCTCAAGTAAACATGCAGCATTGCTGAgtttacatatacagtatatttcaaATCCTATTGACCCTAACCTGTTCATTACAATATAGACAATAACACATTGGTCATAGCTGACACTCAAGTACTCAAAAAGTACTTCTTCAAACGTCGGATAActactgaaacaaaaacacaacatggctCCATACGGCTGCTGTGATGTCACCAAAGTGTCCAGatgccccgacattcaaattcaacttgaaacgAGGTCATTCACTCCAAGTTTTTAGCCTAAAACtactaaaaatacattttcttttttacgtTAGTCACCAATTACTTCACTtctattggatttggctgcaacgctgttcgcctctgaaactccagaagtgttttgcgGACTCACacacatagtggtgagtagatgatgagtgaattttcatttttcagtgaactatcttTAATTAAGGAGCAaatagtggggggggggggggggggcaggggggcccagcagcagctgtttgccCCTGGCCCCCCTCTATCCGGCCATGGTGGTAATTGTGCAGGTGGAGAAGAATCAATCATGATGGAAGTTCTCAATATATTCATGATCATTGTTATAATTGTTATTGTGAGCAGCTGTGAGGAGACTCGCGGGTCTGCTGACTTTGACTCACCTCCTCCGGGGCTTTGACGCTCAGACTCTCCCAGTCGATCTGCTTGTTCAGCGGGTTGTAGAGGAACGCGGGTTTGGACACGGACCGGAACAGCTCGTCGGGTTTGGGGAGAGGAGCTCCGCCGGCCGCTCCTCTGCTGCCACCGTGCTGCGACGACTCGGCTTCCCCTCCCGGAGCCTCGGTCCCCGGCTTCTTCTTCCGCCCGCCCCGCTCCTCCTCGTCCGAGTCGCTGCTGTCGCTCAGGTCATCGTAGCTGGAAAAGAAGCCCAGAGAGCCGGAGGTCTTCTCCTCCGACATGACGCCGAGGTTGGTTGTTCCGCGGAGAGTCGAGCTGGGTCACGATGAAAACGACGTGAAGGAGAAAACAGGCTGATTCTGAGGAGGTGGTGCCGCAGGATTTTACTCCATTTTGAATCAGCCTCCCAAACAGTCGTAAAGCACAGGGAGAGTGTCGCGACGACTGTCGTAAAGACTTTTATCATAGGAGCAGGCCGAGTAAATACCATCATTTCAAACACCACACTACTgcaactactacaacaaaggtactactactacaactactattactcttactactactactaataccaCTACCACTACCATAACTATagctactacttctactacaaTCGccactattactactactactaccactacttcTACTattacttctacttctactactaccgCCACTACAACTTCTTCTACTACtgcaactactactactactaataccaCTACTTCTACTATAACTATtgctactacttctactactactactaccactacttctactactaccgccactactactactaccattAATTCTACTATTACTcttactattactactacttctactataACTattacttctacttctactactaccgCCACTACAACTTCTTCTACTACtgcaactactactactactaataccaCTACTTCTATATAACTATAAGCTATTGACGCAACCTAATGATATTTTCAAAGCCTGCCATGTCTATACTACGCAGATATTATCTCTGTGTGCACAACTTGTTTATCTTGAGCACaccagatatatatatatacatatatatatatatatatacatatatatatatatatatatatatatatatatatatatatatatatatatatatcttcttCCCTCTAGATAATTATCTAGATAATCATGATATGTAGAATAGATTACGATACTCATAACAGATTGGTCTTCAGTGGAAAAGGAGAGAGGTTGAGTGCAGTGTGAGTGCATCTATGAATGCCTCTGCTGAGCCATGAGGACCTGATGTCCCCACATTCTCTGTAGTGTTCATGGTTTATTGTGCTGTGGCTCAGTGTACCAGTGCGTTCATCGGCTTGTGGATCATTTGGACACAAAGGAATGTTTGGAGTTTTTGGAAGACGCCCaaagaaacaaatgtatgtACAACCTATGACCACTAGAGAGCAATGTGGTATTACCAGTGAAAATAAAGAGGTGCCCAGAGGAAgtgatatgaaaaaaaaagcttgagtgaaaacaaacaggttGGCAATTTTACTGCACATTTATAAACTTAATTTCTTTTCATAGCAAATAAATAGTCTCTAACAGAACATGTCGTTCTCTTATAGATTCATAGGATTCAAAGTTTGTTTCTATATCGCAAACAGACTGACCACCTTAGCGACCCTCTGCTCATTCCTGCCGCATCATGAATTCCCAATAATTAAAAGCCTCTCTAGTTTTTCTCAGTCAGACTGAGCAGGACCAGCCTTCGCTCTCACACGCAGGTCAAACACCTACTAAAATTCACCGAAACATAACTCTACCAAATATGCTGCTCAAAATTTCTCTGTGCTCGCGCAATAATAGCAATGCAGGTGCTCTAAAGAAGGTGCTTTTGCATTTTTTGTGGTGAACGTGAGGTCAAATCTGTGCAGAGATTTACTGGAAGTCCAGTCTGAACAGATCCTGAGGGCGAAGGTAAAGTTCATGTgcaagtgaaaaaaatgtggGGCGAAGACACATCTTTTTGTTGAGGCTGGTCGTTCTGCGTCTTCTTCTTTGGCGTCAGCTCGTCCTCTTCATGATTAATCATAGGCTAATTGCAGAATCATcatctccagcagctgcagtagTTATAGTAGaaacaggaatttaaaaaatagtttaaaaagTGGGCCCTCAAGTAAACTAGGACAAGCTGGTGTTGCTCTGTAGTTTTGAAAGATTGCTGACTGGCTGATTATAcctttctgcttttaaaaagaCATAAATTATGGGGACATAAGTTTGTGTAAAACAGGGACGTGTGTGACTGGTGGGACGTATTTCATGTTATTACAACCCATAGTTATTGCCAGTGGAGTTTTTGCTCTGGTCACTGCACGTCAAGCAGAAAGGCCGACAGGATAGTCTTGTTTTGACAGGGAGAACTCTGCTTCTTGTGCAAATGGTAAAGAGAAGAGTGATTTGTTTCACACTGTCTTGTTGTTGATCTTCTTTGTCAACAGAAGCCGCAGAATCAATGAAtccttttaaattttaaattccTTCTACAAAGCCTGCAGCGTTTTAAAAAAGACGTGACCTCCGTGGTACCAAACCATCAGAGGTGGTTCTCTTTCTGCCCTCGCTGCATTTGATTTCGTTTAGTATTGTTGGCGAAACTAATCAAAAAGACATCCAACTTTTTTTGGAAATCcgttttgtatattttgtgtaatcttgctcacaaaagaaccaaccaacagacagacaggggtgaaaacacaaactccatGAACTCCATATTGTATGAACATTTCAGatacaataataacaattatattAAGTTGGAAAAATGAGGCCATGAAATCCAGATACAATTAAATAGTTGAGTCAGCTTCAATCAGCAATTCGTATCTgtttaaacaaatatatgaaaagaaatcaaataaattgttaaataaaagcattatcttctcatatttaatatttatacttCTTAAAACAAGTCAAAGTAAAGTAACTCAATTTCTCCTCAATTTCTATCGTTTCATCCAAATGAACCAGGATGTGTGCAAAAATTTAaacaagtgattttttttttttgctttagtCAGCTCTTTTGTTGGACTGCAGGCGAGTTTCCTcttgtatatttttctttatgtaCACAGCCTTACACTGACAGATATACTATTGACTAATAATCTGCATGGATAGCTCAAGGCTCCTTTTCCTCCCTTAGGAGCTGAGGAGTTTCTGACTGAtgcatgttgtttttctaaTCATCTCCTGGGTTCTGGGCCGCTTCATAAATGAAACAGAAGTTGACTCTTCCCTCGACTTCACTTCGGTTTCTTCGATCTCCGCAGAGTTCGACGCTGGTGTGAGAAATTCCCCATGGAGACAAAAAGCCACACCTCTCCACGTCTCTGTTTAATCTTCTGTAGCTGCTCATGATATCTCAGAAGTCTTTATTTTATGCTCGGGCCTCAGCTCAGATAAGAGCACATCTGTGACAATGCATGTAGCAGCGGGTGTTTCACTCATGTTTTAGAAGCGATGGTGGAtgtttgcctctctctctttttgttgttcttgttttccTACCTCATGAAGATAAATGTAGTGTTTCTTAGCGTTTTGGATCCTAATTGTACAAATCCTGTTTACAATTGACATAATTAAACACATGTTCATGATCGTGAAGTTGCCAAAGAACACCTGCAGGATGAAAAAAGAAGTGGTTTGGTTATGTACTCATAAAACACAGAtggatgtcatgtttttttttaaccaacagACAACGATGTGGCTGAGGCATCTTCCTGACTCTGTGTTTCAGCCTCTTCTGGTAAAATCCAGCTGTTGTCACAGAcatcttctttcatttctgccTCTTTTTATCTGTGATTGGTTAAACGCTCAATAAGAGAAAATGAAGACTGgaagtttaatatttttactcAGTCTACACTGTCTGCTTTAGTGTTTGTCAAATAATATGAGTTTAAACTTAATGTTGAAGCTGTTATAACTGAGTCAAACTCTGGCTGATGCTTTGCAAAACCATTATATACAGGGATTCAGTGTTTTCAATCTGGACATTTTAGAGAAAAGCGTAAATATGCATACAGACTGCCCTCTACTGGTTGAAACCCTCCTATTGCAAGTGAATTTTGCCACTGGTTGATCTGGAAGCAGCTTACGTCACCAACCACCTCCTCATCGAATATAAACCCACGTCTCAAACTCTGCAGATTGTGGAGAGTGAAGTTTGCATGGATAGAGTTACATTACCGCTCAGAGACTGCATCCACCCTCTCCTGCACTTGTAATGCCTCAGCTATGAGAGCTCCGCTTTCAATCAATCAACcgatcaaccaaccaaccaaccaatgaAACAACCATTTAAACGACCAAACAACCAACTCACCtcccaaccaaccaaacaaccgATTAAACGACCtacaaccaaccaaacaaccagCCAATTAATCAAACTCACCTTATTTAtttagcacctttcatacaatgTTACAATTTATgaataaaattataattaacTAAATTGAAATAAAGCCATAGTTTCTGACTGTATAATGTGATGCAGCTGGAGCTGTAAGAATTAAAAACTCATGTTAAATACAGCGTAGTGTTTTATTCTTCCACAGCATTCagcaataaaatataatggTAACAATTAAAAGATCAAACTCAAAGCAGCACCTGTGGAAATAATGCATTCATCCTCACGTCCTCTCCCTGCATTAATCAGTATCTTTAATTTCTcagtttttccatttgtctTTCCATTTGAATTCAACACTAATATGACGAAGTGTAAAAGAGGTGGAAATAACATGTAGTATCATGACCGCTCTTTttcctgaaagagaaaaaaagagctgtTGGAAGTGAAGAGGCGACATTCATGTCAAAacatgtgctttataaatataCACGCTGAGTGCACATGTAAAATGTTTCTATCTCTGTTCTTAAAAACTGTGTtgccctctcttctcttcctcggttctgcttttcttcctcctgtttttgGATCCACAGCTTCTTTCTGGCACGTGCACTCGTATCCTCCACCACCATGTTTCCTCTGGTCATCTAACACTACGATTTCAAACCTGAGAGATGGCATTCTTTGGCTCATTACATTAACTCCGGGCTCTGTTTGCAGTGCGGCCTGTCTGGGCTCGTGGCTGGAGGCCAGAAAGGGATCCAACCGACTGGTGTGGCAAGAGaaagtaagaaaagaaaaaagtggggTGCTGCAGGGAGGTGTGTGCGATGAAGgtgaaaagaacattttgcGGGTGAGGTGTGATGCAAGCAGGGGTGGGTGTTGGGGAGCGATCATCCCCATCACATGTTCCAAGGTGTCCTGCGGTGTGATGGCTGCGGGCTAAGCACACACAGTACACTCAACCCTGTGCCCTTCCTCATGCTTTGATTCTCGCCGCTCTCTCCCTCCGCCGCAGCCTccacaacatgtctgtgcagaggcACCAACACCCGGGCTCATTCATACAGAAGGACACGTTTGATAGGGTTAGTCAGTGGGTTCGAAAGGCAGGTCacctttttactttatttcagcGCTGCTCTCCTGCACGGGATGGATGTTAGAATGATAAATGATTACTGCATGAGGTAACCGCACTGTCAGCTTTTGATTATGGCTTCTAATTGTGTACATGTTTCACTGCGTTAAAACACGCCGAGGAAAAACTACAGGGGGGGGAGAGTCCAATGAAACCTCACTGTCCAGAACATTTCATATGCAGCTTgttaacatgtaaataaatgtctgCAGGGAAGTTCTCTGAAGAATCTTTTCTTTTAAGTTATAGTGGTGCCATCAGTTCAAATTTTAAATAGGATTCATCAGACGATCTGTAGGTTTGCAGGCTGTGGTGTTGCACATTTGCATCTTTTGGCTCTTGGctattctttttttctggtAATGCTCTTAGCTGTTGTCCGGTTGTGTGGTCTAATGTCCGGAAAACATGTGACaatgatgtttctttttcttttccagatgtAGATGCTCTTTTAAAGTAGAGTCGAGATGTTTTGGGGAGAATTTAACCCTGAAAACAATCTCACTCAGATgctcacattaaaaacaagtcCACAATCCAATATTGACTTTTATAGAAAGAGAATTACACCGGACCTGATGGTGCACAAAAACAAGCTGGAGGAGAATTCTTTTCTATGTTTGCCGATGAGATTCAAGGCTGTCTGCAAAACAGATTGGTCACTGCATGGACAGGCCTCCCCATCTGTATGTTCTGCACATGTCACAGAGGAATGCTTTGAGCTGGGGCCAGCAACATCTACTTTTCGAAGGCATAATTCAAATGGCTCCCATTCAATTCCATCTGACAATCATCTCTAGCAAACCGGAGAGGACACAGAAGACAGGGAATCCTCTGCTCCATACCAGGAGGAGGATGTAAAGCACAGGTTAAGTCAGTAATTCAAATCCTGCACTTGAAGCTTTCAAACCAATCAGCCCGTTCCAAAGCTGTCTGTTGGCCAACTATTGACCTTCTTCTGAAAAAGACGTTATTTCGATAATAATGTTAACATGAGTTTctaatattccattcatatccCTGTTAACATGTTCATGGTGTGATCTGATTATGACTCACATCCTTGTCATGTCCATTACCTCATATGTCCAATGTTCCTGCAACCTCTTTGAAAATATCACCATCGGGAAGTTTGTGCCCTTCTAAAAACTTCATTATATAACTTTCCCTTAAAACACGTAGCAAAActaagatttctttttttctttatcatatCAATGTCAGAATGTTGGTGTCGATGGAAACATAGTCGATGACACGGACCGCTGGTCCCCTGTCAAAAtgaccaaattcaacactgcacttccttagGCCCTTAAGAATAAATGGTTCTGAGCTATGCGTTACAGACAGAAGACAAATGTTATCTACAAAATACCTGAAGACACGTCATCATGTCTGGAGCTATAATCCATAAGAATGAAGCCTATAGAAGAGAGGTTAAGTGAGGCTTTGCTTTTTTGGATTTCTGGCTGAGGTGAGAAGATTAATACAGTAGCATCTGTCCAGTAAATATATAACCAATGTTTGGGCTTTTTCCCAAACTTTCAAAATATTCCTTCAAACAATAACTTATAATTCGTCTGCCATGCTACTGGCATTAGAGGAACGACTGGAAGCTTTGGCCTGAGCTTCTCCTTATACCCTCTGTTCCTGTGCCAGTCGTCCTCCTGCTGTAGGTCTGCTATGTGATGCATGAAAGGGATTGGGGGGGGGCACATTTCACACCTTGGGGGCAGCATGTTGGGGGACTTATGAACAGAGTGTGCACCtggctgaaaagaaaaaaaggagatgtccccccccccccagcctcaGACATGGTTTGTAGATCAAAGCAGTAATCCCTGTTCCACCCTGTCCCACACTGTCGTTGTCCTCCtacaccctctcctcctcagagtcCTCAGAGCGCTTCATGTTTCCGTCTCCGTGTTTGTTCTGCTTCTTCGACATTCTGAGGCGTAAACTCTATTAAAACCCACCCCTCGTCCCTtccatatacatatatgtgaAGTACCTGTTTCCCCCGACGCTCACGGTGAACCCTGAAGCCCCGGCTGTGGGATTTTCTGACTCATTAGCTCTGCTCAGTCAAGTGGAGCTGCCCTGCGGATTCCTTCCAGCCAAGTTCACCAACCCAGCCAGCGGCCCCGACTGTGAGGTGATAGGAGAGAGGGGGTCCAGCCATTGGACCCCGTCGCGACTTTGTTTAGTGTGAAatgagacgaggaggaggaggcgaggacgaggaggagcagCAACACGGTGGTGGCAATCAAGGCCTTTGCAATTTTGATGCAGCAGGCTTTGGGCAGCACCCTAACGCAGTGCA
Proteins encoded in this region:
- the c3h1orf52 gene encoding UPF0690 protein C1orf52 homolog, which gives rise to MSEEKTSGSLGFFSSYDDLSDSSDSDEEERGGRKKKPGTEAPGGEAESSQHGGSRGAAGGAPLPKPDELFRSVSKPAFLYNPLNKQIDWESLSVKAPEEPARQFKPWKTNAVPPPESYAAEPEKKKGPPPGMDMAIKWSNVYEDNGEDAPQPFTGNAQFLPTEEQPSDSDDESDQAAVSAKKRRVETFQQKEKRKRDMGQATSDKNFVEEEKRILRQNVD